One part of the Streptomyces ferrugineus genome encodes these proteins:
- a CDS encoding DNA polymerase IV, which produces MRNAPTILHLDMDAFYASVEQASKPSLRGKAVIVGGLGPRGVVATASYEARVFGVHSAMPMAQARRLAPNAAYLVPRFGIYREISEQVMGLLRELSPLVEPLSLDEAFVDLEAGEAAWDEASARLVGARLRADIRAVTGLAGSVGLAASKMLAKIASEQAKPDGMVVIEPGTERALLGPMSARTLPGVGPATGDHLRRAGIHTVEEIAEAGEDELVRLLGKAHGHALYAMALAHDERPVVAERETKSVSVEDTYDVDIHDRVRVGMEVQRLADRCVRRLREASLSGRTIVLKVRRYDFSTLTRSETLRGPTDDPGVVREAAARLLESVDTTGGVRLLGVGVSGLADYTQEDLFAQAAGEREGRDDLEERGEQTVGGGDVEPVVAVRGVEGAGERRWLAGHDVRHVEYGHGWVQGSGLGRVTVRFETPGSEPGRVRTFRVDDPGLERAEPLPLVAARGGADGGGGGEVPGGAIGADGALGAG; this is translated from the coding sequence GTGAGAAACGCGCCCACGATCCTGCATCTCGACATGGATGCCTTCTACGCCTCGGTGGAGCAGGCATCCAAGCCGAGCCTGCGCGGGAAAGCCGTGATCGTGGGCGGGCTCGGGCCGCGTGGAGTCGTCGCCACGGCGTCCTATGAGGCTCGGGTATTCGGGGTGCATTCGGCGATGCCCATGGCGCAGGCGCGTCGGCTGGCTCCCAATGCCGCGTATCTCGTGCCGCGCTTCGGGATCTACCGTGAGATCAGCGAACAGGTCATGGGGCTGCTGCGGGAGCTGTCGCCGCTGGTGGAGCCGCTGAGCCTGGACGAGGCGTTCGTGGATCTGGAGGCCGGGGAGGCGGCCTGGGACGAGGCGTCGGCGCGGCTGGTGGGGGCGAGGTTGCGTGCGGACATACGGGCGGTCACCGGCCTGGCGGGGTCGGTGGGGCTTGCCGCGTCCAAGATGCTCGCGAAGATCGCCTCGGAGCAGGCCAAGCCCGATGGCATGGTGGTGATCGAGCCGGGGACCGAGCGGGCGTTGCTCGGGCCGATGTCGGCGCGGACCCTGCCGGGGGTGGGGCCGGCGACCGGAGACCATCTGCGGCGGGCCGGGATCCATACGGTCGAGGAGATCGCCGAGGCCGGGGAGGACGAGCTCGTGCGGCTGCTGGGCAAGGCGCATGGGCATGCCCTGTACGCCATGGCGCTGGCGCACGACGAGCGACCTGTGGTGGCCGAGCGGGAGACCAAGTCGGTGTCCGTCGAGGACACGTACGACGTGGACATCCACGATCGGGTTCGGGTGGGGATGGAGGTGCAGCGGCTGGCGGATCGTTGTGTGCGGCGGCTGCGGGAGGCCAGCTTGTCGGGGCGGACCATTGTGCTGAAGGTGCGGCGGTACGACTTTTCGACGCTGACCCGGTCCGAGACGTTGCGTGGACCCACCGATGATCCCGGTGTGGTGCGGGAGGCGGCCGCGCGGCTGTTGGAATCCGTGGACACGACGGGTGGCGTGCGGTTGTTGGGGGTCGGGGTGAGTGGGCTGGCCGACTACACGCAGGAGGATCTGTTCGCGCAGGCTGCGGGGGAGCGGGAGGGACGGGACGACTTGGAGGAGCGGGGGGAACAGACGGTGGGGGGCGGTGACGTCGAGCCGGTGGTTGCTGTGCGGGGGGTTGAGGGGGCTGGTGAGCGGCGGTGGCTTGCGGGGCACGATGTGCGGCATGTCGAGTACGGGCACGGGTGGGTGCAGGGGAGCGGGCTGGGGCGGGTGACCGTGCGGTTCGAGACGCCTGGGTCGGAGCCGGGGCGGGTGCGGACGTTTCGGGTTGATGATCCGGGGTTGGAGCGGGCGGAGCCGTTGCCGTTGGTGGCTGCGAGAGGGGGAGCGGATGGGGGTGGAGGTGGCGAGGTGCCTGGTGGGGCGATTGGGGCCGATGGGGCTTTGGGGGCGGGGTAG
- a CDS encoding PRC-barrel domain-containing protein yields the protein MQTDIDPRNLIGRKAFDRNGTKIGTIDEVYLDDATGVPEWAAIRTGLFSRDAFVPLEPSELVEGTLHVPFDRTLIKDAPDFGVGRHLSPEQELQLYHHYGLDVASPPPPPDRDFGTLASTDSPDDNDPRTPHTRP from the coding sequence GTGCAGACCGACATCGATCCGCGCAACCTGATCGGCCGCAAGGCCTTCGACCGCAACGGCACCAAGATCGGCACCATCGACGAGGTCTACCTCGACGACGCGACCGGAGTGCCGGAATGGGCGGCGATACGCACCGGCCTGTTCTCCCGGGACGCCTTCGTCCCCCTGGAGCCCAGCGAACTGGTGGAGGGCACCCTCCACGTCCCCTTCGACCGCACCCTGATCAAGGATGCCCCCGACTTCGGCGTAGGCCGCCACCTCTCCCCCGAACAGGAACTACAGCTCTACCACCACTACGGCCTGGACGTAGCGTCCCCACCCCCGCCGCCTGACCGGGACTTCGGCACCCTGGCCTCCACGGATTCCCCGGACGACAACGACCCGAGAACACCACATACCCGCCCATAG
- the gcvP gene encoding aminomethyl-transferring glycine dehydrogenase — MTAHRIPLSELEQGIPFEQRHIGPDHEARAKMLAQVGYGSLDELTAAAVPDVIKNADSLDLPGARTEAEVLAELRSLADRNQVLDSMIGLGYYGTFTPPVILRNVMENPAWYTAYTPYQPEISQGRLEALLNFQTMVADLTGLPTSGASLLDEGTAAAEAMALSRRMGRNKKGLFLVDADVLPQTVAVIETRAEPAGVEVVVADLSGGIPAEIASREINGVLLQYPGASGVVRDIKAVIDQAHELGALVTVAADLLALTLLKSPGELGADIAVGTTQRFGVPMGFGGPHAGYMAVQEKFARSLPGRLVGVSVDADGNKAYRLALQTREQHIRREKATSNICTAQVLLAVMAGMYAVYHGPEGLRSIARRTHRYASILAAGLTAGGVEVVHGSYFDTLTVRVPSKAAEVVAAARQNGVNLRLVDADHVSVACDETTARAQLGAVWTAFGVEGDIEALDAATEDAVPGALLRTDDYLTHPVFHQHRSETAMLRYLRRLADRDYALDRGMIPLGSCTMKLNATTEMEPVTWPEFGQLHPFAPAEQAQGYLTLIRELEERLAEVTGYDKVSLQPNAGSQGELAGLLAVRGYHRAGGDEQRTVCLIPSSAHGTNAASAVMAGMKVVVVKTAEDGEIDVEDLRAKIEQYRDELAVLMITYPSTHGVFEEHVADICAQVHDAGGQVYVDGANLNALVGLAKPGHFGGDVSHLNLHKTFCIPHGGGGPGVGPVAVREHLAPYLPNHPLQPAAGPETGVGPISAAPWGSAGILPISWAYVRLMGGEGLKRATQVAVLSANYIAKRLEPHYPVLYNGPGGLVAHECIIDLRPLTKATGVSVDDVAKRLIDYGFHAPTMSFPVAGTLMIEPTESEDLSELDRFCEAMIAIRAEIEKVGSGQWPAEDNPLRNAPHTAGALGGEWEHAYGREEAVFPAGMSAAEKYWPPVRRIDQAFGDRNLVCSCPPLDAYED; from the coding sequence ATGACCGCCCACCGCATTCCGCTCTCCGAGCTCGAACAGGGGATTCCCTTCGAGCAGCGTCACATCGGCCCCGATCATGAGGCTCGGGCCAAGATGCTCGCCCAGGTCGGGTACGGCTCCCTCGACGAGCTCACGGCCGCCGCGGTACCTGATGTGATCAAGAACGCCGACTCTCTCGATCTGCCGGGAGCGCGTACCGAGGCCGAGGTGCTCGCCGAGCTGCGATCTCTCGCCGACCGCAACCAGGTGCTGGACTCGATGATCGGGCTCGGGTACTACGGGACCTTCACGCCGCCGGTCATCCTGCGGAATGTCATGGAGAACCCTGCCTGGTACACCGCATACACGCCGTATCAGCCCGAGATCTCGCAGGGGCGGCTCGAGGCGCTGCTCAACTTCCAGACCATGGTCGCCGACCTCACCGGGCTGCCGACCTCCGGTGCCTCGCTGCTCGACGAGGGGACCGCCGCGGCCGAGGCCATGGCGCTGTCCCGGCGGATGGGCAGGAACAAGAAGGGGCTGTTCCTGGTCGACGCGGATGTGCTGCCGCAGACCGTCGCCGTGATCGAGACCCGTGCCGAACCTGCGGGCGTCGAGGTCGTCGTCGCCGACCTCAGCGGCGGTATCCCGGCCGAGATCGCCTCTCGTGAGATCAACGGCGTGCTCCTTCAGTACCCGGGAGCCTCCGGTGTCGTACGGGACATCAAGGCCGTCATCGACCAGGCCCATGAGCTCGGCGCCCTCGTCACCGTCGCCGCCGATCTGCTCGCGCTCACGCTGCTGAAGTCGCCCGGAGAGCTCGGGGCGGACATCGCGGTCGGTACGACGCAGCGGTTCGGTGTGCCGATGGGCTTCGGCGGGCCGCACGCCGGCTACATGGCCGTACAGGAGAAGTTCGCGCGCAGCCTGCCCGGGCGGCTCGTGGGCGTGTCCGTGGACGCCGACGGGAACAAGGCGTACCGGCTGGCTCTGCAGACGCGTGAGCAGCACATCCGGCGGGAGAAGGCGACCAGCAACATCTGCACCGCTCAGGTGCTGCTCGCCGTGATGGCCGGCATGTACGCCGTGTACCACGGGCCCGAGGGGCTCAGGAGCATCGCCCGGCGGACCCACCGCTACGCCTCGATCCTCGCCGCGGGGCTCACCGCGGGCGGTGTCGAGGTCGTGCACGGCTCCTACTTCGACACGCTCACCGTGCGCGTGCCCTCGAAGGCCGCCGAGGTCGTCGCCGCCGCCCGGCAGAACGGCGTCAACCTGCGCCTCGTCGACGCCGACCACGTGTCCGTCGCCTGCGACGAGACCACCGCGCGGGCCCAGCTCGGGGCCGTATGGACGGCGTTCGGCGTTGAGGGGGACATTGAGGCGCTGGACGCGGCGACCGAGGACGCCGTTCCGGGCGCGCTGCTGCGCACCGACGACTACCTCACCCACCCCGTCTTCCACCAGCACCGCTCCGAGACCGCGATGCTGCGCTACCTGCGCAGGCTCGCCGACCGCGACTACGCGCTCGACCGCGGCATGATCCCGCTGGGCTCCTGCACCATGAAGCTCAACGCGACCACCGAGATGGAGCCGGTCACCTGGCCGGAGTTCGGGCAGCTGCACCCCTTCGCGCCCGCCGAGCAGGCGCAGGGCTATCTGACGCTCATCCGTGAGCTGGAGGAACGTCTCGCCGAGGTCACCGGCTACGACAAGGTGTCCCTCCAGCCCAACGCCGGCTCGCAGGGTGAGCTGGCCGGGCTGCTCGCCGTGCGCGGGTACCACCGAGCCGGCGGCGACGAGCAGCGGACCGTGTGTCTGATCCCGTCCTCCGCGCACGGTACGAACGCCGCCAGCGCCGTCATGGCCGGCATGAAGGTCGTCGTCGTGAAGACCGCCGAGGACGGCGAGATCGACGTCGAGGACCTGCGGGCCAAGATCGAGCAGTACCGGGACGAGCTCGCGGTGCTGATGATCACGTACCCGTCGACGCACGGCGTGTTCGAGGAGCACGTCGCCGACATCTGCGCGCAGGTGCACGACGCCGGCGGGCAGGTGTACGTCGACGGCGCCAACCTCAACGCGCTGGTGGGCCTGGCCAAGCCGGGGCACTTCGGCGGTGACGTCTCGCACCTGAACCTGCACAAGACCTTCTGCATCCCGCACGGTGGCGGAGGCCCGGGCGTCGGTCCGGTGGCGGTGCGTGAGCACCTCGCGCCCTATCTGCCCAACCATCCGCTGCAGCCCGCCGCCGGGCCCGAGACGGGCGTCGGCCCGATCTCGGCCGCGCCCTGGGGCTCCGCCGGGATCCTGCCGATCTCGTGGGCGTACGTCCGGCTCATGGGCGGCGAGGGGCTGAAGCGGGCCACACAGGTGGCCGTGCTGTCCGCCAACTACATCGCCAAGCGCCTCGAACCGCACTACCCCGTGCTGTACAACGGCCCGGGCGGGCTCGTCGCGCACGAGTGCATCATCGATCTGCGGCCGCTGACCAAGGCCACCGGAGTTAGCGTCGACGACGTCGCCAAGCGGCTGATCGACTACGGCTTCCACGCGCCGACGATGTCGTTCCCGGTGGCCGGGACGCTGATGATCGAGCCGACCGAGTCCGAGGACCTGAGCGAACTCGACCGGTTCTGCGAGGCGATGATCGCCATCCGCGCGGAGATCGAGAAGGTCGGGTCGGGCCAGTGGCCCGCCGAGGACAACCCGCTGCGGAACGCTCCGCACACGGCGGGCGCGCTGGGCGGTGAGTGGGAGCACGCGTACGGCCGTGAGGAGGCCGTCTTCCCGGCCGGGATGTCGGCCGCCGAGAAGTACTGGCCGCCGGTGCGCCGCATCGACCAGGCCTTCGGCGACCGGAACCTGGTGTGCTCCTGCCCGCCCCTGGACGCCTACGAGGACTGA
- a CDS encoding TOBE domain-containing protein has protein sequence MSLSIRNQLPGTITAITPGEAMAMVDVHLTGGQDLTAAVAPSAVEELGLAEGTAVNALVTATHIALATAPAKDLPLHNRLPGTVTGIATGGAMASVNIEVEGGALTAAVTRDATTDLALSPGVPVVALIEATEVALTTA, from the coding sequence ATGAGCCTGAGCATCCGCAACCAGCTCCCCGGCACGATCACGGCCATCACTCCGGGCGAGGCCATGGCCATGGTCGACGTCCATCTCACCGGTGGCCAGGACCTCACCGCCGCGGTCGCCCCGTCGGCCGTCGAGGAGCTCGGCCTGGCCGAAGGCACCGCCGTGAACGCCCTCGTGACCGCGACCCACATCGCCCTCGCCACCGCCCCGGCCAAGGACCTGCCCCTCCACAACCGGCTCCCGGGCACGGTCACCGGCATCGCCACCGGCGGCGCGATGGCGTCGGTGAACATCGAGGTCGAGGGCGGCGCCCTCACCGCGGCCGTCACCAGGGACGCCACCACCGACCTCGCCCTGTCCCCCGGCGTCCCGGTCGTGGCACTCATCGAGGCGACCGAGGTGGCCCTGACGACGGCATGA
- a CDS encoding SAV_915 family protein, translated as MTDILYDEDPEPSDRFPAGPLYVPVRPGPAACAARLFRTPIGDRTAVGFTSRRKLTATLGPDQSWIRLAEPALRSLTAPLGVTTVTVDPRFCAPPTPSDATHAEQPVGPRLPDGAWDFRALRVDGPRGVVR; from the coding sequence ATGACGGACATCCTGTACGACGAAGACCCGGAGCCCTCTGATCGGTTCCCGGCCGGCCCTCTGTACGTTCCGGTCCGGCCGGGACCGGCCGCCTGCGCGGCCCGCCTCTTCCGTACGCCCATCGGCGACCGTACGGCCGTGGGGTTCACCTCGCGGCGGAAACTGACCGCGACCCTCGGCCCCGACCAGTCCTGGATCCGGCTCGCCGAGCCCGCCCTGCGCTCCCTGACGGCACCGCTCGGTGTCACCACCGTCACGGTGGATCCCCGGTTCTGCGCACCGCCCACGCCGTCCGACGCGACGCACGCAGAGCAGCCCGTCGGTCCCCGTCTTCCTGACGGCGCTTGGGACTTTCGTGCTCTGCGTGTGGATGGGCCGAGGGGGGTCGTGCGATGA
- the lysA gene encoding diaminopimelate decarboxylase has protein sequence MTAVHEPAVTPAADALSVWPASAVEPRDGELAVGGVALAEVADRFGTPVYVIDEGEVRERCRTYRHVFPEAEVLYAAKAFLCRAMVHWVDEEGLGLDVCSAGEMELAVTTGFPPEKIVLHGNAKSPRDLDTALRLGIGRIVIDSPSEIARLAAAVGSDGRQKVMVRVVPGISAGGHEKIRTGSESQKFGLSIRDGYAQHAIARILDQAQLELTGLHCHLGSQITSVKPYLAAVRRMVGLMARLYEQHGLVLPELDLGGGHGIAYRPGEPALDLITLARKVRAELGEACAAAGLTVPRLIIEPGRAIAGPAGIALYRVLAVKRTGAHTFVAVDGGMSDNPRPALYGVRYAPRLVGRHSAAATGPVSVVGRHCEAGDILAADVELPDDIRPGDLLAIPAAGAYHLSMASGYNMVGRPPVVAVDDGHARLLVRRESLEDIRSRDVGL, from the coding sequence ATGACCGCAGTTCACGAACCGGCCGTGACCCCGGCGGCCGACGCGCTTTCGGTGTGGCCCGCCTCGGCCGTCGAACCCCGCGACGGCGAACTCGCCGTCGGCGGCGTGGCGCTCGCCGAGGTCGCCGACCGCTTCGGCACCCCTGTCTACGTCATCGACGAGGGCGAGGTCCGCGAGCGCTGCCGTACCTACAGGCATGTCTTCCCCGAGGCCGAAGTCCTGTACGCGGCCAAGGCGTTCCTGTGCCGGGCCATGGTCCACTGGGTGGACGAGGAGGGCCTGGGCCTGGACGTCTGCTCGGCCGGTGAGATGGAGCTCGCCGTCACCACCGGCTTCCCGCCGGAGAAGATCGTGCTGCACGGCAACGCCAAGTCCCCGCGCGATCTGGACACCGCGCTGCGCCTCGGGATCGGCCGTATCGTCATCGACAGTCCGTCGGAGATCGCCCGGCTGGCGGCGGCGGTCGGGTCCGACGGTCGTCAGAAGGTGATGGTCCGCGTGGTGCCCGGCATCAGCGCCGGCGGGCACGAGAAGATCCGCACCGGCAGTGAGAGCCAGAAGTTCGGCCTGTCCATCAGGGACGGGTACGCACAGCACGCCATCGCCCGGATCCTGGACCAGGCGCAGCTCGAACTCACCGGCCTGCACTGCCACTTGGGCTCGCAGATCACCAGCGTCAAGCCGTACCTCGCCGCCGTACGCCGTATGGTCGGCCTGATGGCCCGGCTGTACGAGCAGCACGGCCTGGTGCTGCCCGAACTCGATCTGGGTGGCGGCCACGGCATCGCCTACCGCCCCGGCGAGCCCGCCCTGGACCTCATCACGCTGGCCCGCAAGGTGCGTGCCGAACTCGGTGAGGCGTGTGCGGCGGCCGGGCTCACCGTGCCCCGTCTCATCATCGAGCCGGGGCGCGCCATCGCGGGTCCGGCCGGGATCGCTCTCTACCGCGTCCTCGCGGTCAAGCGGACCGGCGCGCACACCTTCGTCGCGGTGGACGGCGGCATGAGCGACAACCCCCGGCCCGCCCTGTACGGGGTGCGTTACGCGCCCCGCCTCGTGGGCCGGCACAGCGCCGCCGCGACGGGTCCGGTGTCCGTGGTGGGCCGGCACTGCGAGGCGGGCGACATCCTCGCCGCCGATGTCGAACTTCCCGACGACATCCGCCCCGGGGACCTGCTCGCCATCCCGGCCGCCGGCGCCTACCACCTGTCCATGGCCTCCGGTTACAACATGGTCGGCCGCCCGCCGGTGGTCGCCGTGGACGACGGCCATGCGCGGCTCCTGGTCCGCCGCGAGTCGCTGGAGGACATCCGCAGCAGGGACGTGGGCCTGTAA
- a CDS encoding extracellular solute-binding protein, giving the protein MGDPGLSRRGFLAASAAAGVGVTALSGCGGDSDGGSSDGTTTIEWWNISTTEPTKSVWAALAKKFEAQNPKVKLKIVQLENDAYKSKMTALIASGKLPDIFHTWGGGVLKQQVDAGLVEDLTDRTKDFADGLLPVAKEPYLLDEKVYGIPFDIGMVGFWYNKALFKDAGITEPPTTWSGFLDAVRKLKAKGITPLALAGKETWTGMYYWAYLAMRTAGAAAVQKAYDDKDFTGDPFVQAGQHLQELVDLQPFQKGFLGAAYSSPTGQGATVGNGKAAMELMGQWAPVVQADVGKGLGDDLGFFPFPAVDGGKGTITEVFGGGGGHALRSGAPQEAVDFLKFFASEATDLELVKKTGALPVVPAAESAITDPNIKAVQAQLKGATGFQLYLDQAYAPAVGQEVNDSVGALIAGSKSPQQVTESITKTAKEEQ; this is encoded by the coding sequence ATGGGCGACCCGGGACTGTCCCGCAGAGGCTTCCTGGCGGCCTCCGCCGCGGCCGGTGTGGGCGTGACGGCACTGAGCGGTTGCGGCGGCGACTCGGACGGAGGGTCGTCGGACGGCACGACCACCATCGAGTGGTGGAACATCTCCACCACCGAGCCGACGAAGAGCGTGTGGGCGGCGCTGGCCAAGAAGTTCGAGGCCCAGAACCCCAAGGTGAAGCTGAAGATCGTTCAGCTGGAGAACGACGCCTACAAATCGAAGATGACGGCGCTGATCGCCTCCGGGAAGCTCCCCGACATCTTCCACACCTGGGGCGGTGGCGTCCTCAAGCAGCAGGTCGACGCCGGGCTGGTCGAGGATCTCACGGACCGTACGAAGGACTTCGCCGACGGCCTGCTGCCGGTCGCGAAGGAGCCGTACCTCCTCGACGAGAAGGTGTACGGCATCCCGTTCGACATAGGCATGGTCGGTTTCTGGTACAACAAGGCGCTCTTCAAGGACGCCGGCATCACCGAGCCGCCCACCACCTGGAGCGGCTTCCTCGACGCCGTACGGAAGTTGAAGGCCAAGGGCATCACCCCGCTGGCCCTGGCCGGCAAGGAGACGTGGACCGGCATGTACTACTGGGCCTACCTCGCGATGCGCACCGCCGGCGCCGCCGCCGTGCAGAAGGCGTACGACGACAAGGACTTCACCGGCGACCCCTTCGTGCAGGCCGGTCAGCACCTCCAGGAACTCGTCGACCTCCAGCCGTTCCAGAAGGGCTTCCTCGGCGCCGCCTACTCCAGCCCCACCGGCCAGGGCGCGACCGTCGGCAACGGCAAGGCGGCGATGGAACTCATGGGCCAGTGGGCGCCGGTCGTCCAGGCCGACGTCGGCAAGGGCCTCGGCGACGACCTCGGCTTCTTCCCGTTCCCTGCGGTCGACGGCGGCAAGGGCACGATCACCGAGGTGTTCGGCGGGGGCGGCGGACACGCCCTGCGCAGCGGGGCTCCCCAGGAGGCCGTCGACTTCCTGAAGTTCTTCGCCTCCGAGGCCACGGATCTGGAGCTGGTCAAGAAGACCGGGGCCCTGCCTGTGGTCCCGGCCGCCGAGAGCGCCATCACCGACCCCAACATCAAGGCCGTACAGGCACAGTTGAAGGGCGCCACCGGCTTCCAGCTCTATCTCGACCAGGCCTACGCGCCCGCCGTCGGCCAGGAGGTCAACGACAGCGTCGGCGCGCTCATCGCCGGGTCCAAGTCACCGCAGCAGGTCACCGAGTCGATCACGAAGACCGCGAAGGAAGAGCAGTAG
- a CDS encoding carbohydrate ABC transporter permease gives MTSTFLPSADKRPGPGVDRPPPTADAARGRARRRVLHWLSAVGFQVPALVLFLVLVLLPMLFAVYAAFFRWGGFGMPSDYIGGDNFTRLFQDPVFLGDLWRCLLLVVLSLAIQLPFALAMAVLLNQKLRGRAFYRMLFFGPYVLSEAITGVLFGMIFAPGDGLADQILGGIGLDGLGGEWFADQSTVMATLFLVMTWKYFGFHMMLYLAGLQSVPAELTEAALIDGANAWQRFRSVTLPLLAPTLRISVFLSVIGSIQLFDLVWVTTAGGPDHHSETMAVTMFQYGFKRYQVGYASAISVVMFGISLVFALAYQRFVLRRDLEGATTTMRGGAK, from the coding sequence ATGACCTCCACGTTCCTGCCGTCCGCCGACAAGCGGCCCGGCCCCGGTGTCGACCGTCCGCCCCCGACCGCGGACGCGGCTCGGGGGCGGGCCCGGCGGCGCGTGCTGCACTGGCTCAGCGCGGTCGGGTTCCAGGTGCCCGCCCTGGTGCTGTTCCTCGTCCTGGTGCTGCTGCCGATGCTGTTCGCCGTGTACGCGGCCTTCTTCCGCTGGGGCGGCTTCGGCATGCCGTCCGACTACATCGGCGGCGACAACTTCACCCGGCTCTTCCAGGACCCGGTCTTCCTGGGAGACCTGTGGCGCTGCCTGCTCCTGGTGGTGCTGTCGCTCGCCATCCAGCTGCCGTTCGCGCTCGCCATGGCCGTGCTGCTCAACCAGAAGCTGCGCGGCCGGGCCTTCTACCGGATGCTGTTCTTCGGGCCGTACGTCCTGTCCGAGGCCATCACCGGCGTCCTGTTCGGCATGATCTTCGCCCCCGGCGACGGCCTCGCCGACCAGATCCTGGGCGGCATCGGCCTCGACGGCCTCGGCGGTGAGTGGTTCGCCGACCAGTCCACCGTCATGGCCACCCTGTTCCTGGTCATGACGTGGAAGTACTTCGGCTTCCACATGATGCTCTACCTGGCCGGACTCCAGTCCGTCCCCGCCGAGTTGACCGAGGCCGCGCTCATCGACGGCGCGAACGCCTGGCAGCGCTTCCGAAGCGTCACCCTGCCGCTGCTCGCGCCCACCCTCAGGATCAGCGTGTTCCTGTCCGTGATCGGGTCGATCCAGCTCTTCGACCTGGTCTGGGTGACCACGGCGGGCGGACCCGACCATCACTCGGAGACCATGGCCGTGACCATGTTCCAGTACGGCTTCAAGCGCTACCAGGTCGGCTACGCCAGCGCGATCAGCGTGGTCATGTTCGGCATCAGCCTCGTCTTCGCCCTCGCCTACCAGCGGTTCGTGCTCCGCCGCGACCTCGAAGGAGCCACCACCACGATGCGGGGAGGCGCCAAGTGA
- a CDS encoding carbohydrate ABC transporter permease → MVVPLLYATLSGFKSTDELSRNPVGLPESWVTGNYTGILGSGDFWRLIGNSTLIAVGTTVLVVAVSALSAFSFARFAFRGRETLFTLFTLGLMFPFAVAALPLFLLLRSLGLLDNPLGVILPQAAFGLPMTIIILRGFFRQIPGELEEAATLDGCSSFGFFWRVLLPMARPALGTVSVLAVVTSWNNFFLPLLVFTDSTWWTIPIGVQQFQGQYSAEYARVFAYLVLAMVPALAFYSVAERQLVGGLTAGATKG, encoded by the coding sequence ATGGTCGTGCCGCTGCTCTACGCCACGCTGTCCGGCTTCAAGTCCACCGACGAGCTCTCCCGCAACCCGGTCGGCCTGCCGGAGTCGTGGGTGACCGGCAACTACACGGGGATCCTCGGCTCGGGGGACTTCTGGCGGCTGATCGGCAACAGCACCCTGATCGCGGTGGGGACCACCGTCCTGGTCGTGGCCGTCTCCGCGCTCTCGGCGTTCTCCTTCGCGCGCTTCGCCTTCCGCGGCCGCGAGACGCTGTTCACCCTCTTCACCCTGGGCCTGATGTTCCCCTTCGCGGTGGCGGCCCTGCCCCTGTTCCTGCTGCTGCGTTCCCTGGGCCTGCTGGACAACCCGCTCGGCGTGATCCTCCCGCAGGCCGCCTTCGGGCTGCCGATGACCATCATCATCCTGCGCGGCTTCTTCCGGCAGATCCCCGGCGAGTTGGAGGAGGCGGCCACGCTCGACGGGTGCAGCTCCTTCGGGTTCTTCTGGCGGGTGCTGCTGCCCATGGCCCGGCCCGCGCTGGGCACCGTCTCGGTCCTCGCCGTCGTCACCAGCTGGAACAACTTCTTCCTGCCGCTGCTGGTGTTCACCGACTCCACCTGGTGGACCATCCCCATCGGCGTCCAGCAGTTCCAGGGCCAGTACTCCGCGGAGTACGCCCGCGTCTTCGCGTACCTGGTGCTGGCCATGGTCCCCGCCCTCGCCTTCTACTCGGTCGCCGAGCGCCAGCTCGTCGGCGGCCTCACCGCCGGCGCGACCAAGGGATGA